In one window of Shewanella goraebulensis DNA:
- a CDS encoding LamG domain-containing protein — MILPHKNLTLLSAICLLLTLSACGGGDVESNPPQQQDPGSDAYTGPAPATEDIQKYKVSLWDNISGQNRCGACHTEGNQAPYFASRENVNDAYAATNPLVDLTDPAASRLVEKVAGGHNCWLDSDSACGETMTSWIKLWADERVSSANTIELTSPVIREPGASKSFPDDSGLFSQHVYPIVSQYCSDCHNESATFAQSPFFASNDINQAYESAKNVINIDEPTQSRLVVRLGSEFHNCWTNCQENSNEMLAAITAMSDAIEVDEISPDMVVSKSLLLTDGITASSGGRFETDVIALYQFKTGEGAIAYDTSGIAPEANLSLTGDVEWLGSWGLSFTNGKAQASTANSKKLHDLITSTGEFSIEAWVTPNNVTQEGPARIVTYSAGDDARNFTLGQTQYNYDFMLRTESSTVNGEPGLSTPDADEVLQATLQHVVLTYNATQGRRIYVNGNLIDAIDEDIAPLASWDDSFALILGREASNQHVWQGDIRLLAIYNRVLEQEQISQNYDVGVGEKFFLLFSVSHLIDLPETYVMFEVSQFDNYSYLFTGASLVNINGTPVADNFDMRGIRLGINGKESAQGQAYSNVDLTIDSGQEIAEPIPISALGTIIGLEKGASQDEFFLTFEQIGEHENVRVPGVVITPEELPASTETSHIGLRNFAEINHSMSVLTGVAQDTAKVFTTYDLVKRQLPSIENIDTFISAQQMGVTQLAIAYCDVAIDDNTIRTAWFPDVDFSLAPADALNAAQRPALLNPLINQLMPLSLATQPDATAVYDELDSLVSHLSVCGTNCNAERTQTIAKASCAAVLASAVMLIQ; from the coding sequence GTGATATTACCTCATAAAAACCTAACTTTACTCTCTGCTATTTGTTTGCTATTAACTTTATCCGCTTGTGGTGGGGGAGATGTCGAAAGCAATCCACCTCAACAGCAAGATCCTGGCTCAGATGCCTACACAGGTCCTGCGCCTGCTACAGAAGACATTCAAAAATATAAAGTGTCGCTGTGGGATAATATTTCAGGGCAAAATCGATGCGGAGCATGTCATACCGAAGGTAATCAAGCGCCGTATTTCGCCAGTCGAGAAAACGTCAACGACGCCTACGCTGCGACTAACCCATTAGTAGACTTAACAGATCCTGCGGCATCTCGTTTAGTTGAAAAAGTCGCTGGTGGCCATAATTGCTGGTTAGACAGTGATAGTGCCTGCGGTGAAACCATGACTTCATGGATCAAGCTGTGGGCTGATGAGCGAGTCAGCAGCGCCAATACCATTGAGCTGACATCACCAGTCATACGAGAACCAGGAGCCAGTAAAAGCTTTCCCGATGATAGCGGCTTATTTAGTCAGCATGTCTATCCTATCGTAAGCCAGTATTGCAGTGACTGTCATAATGAATCAGCAACGTTTGCCCAGTCGCCATTTTTTGCCAGCAATGACATTAATCAAGCTTATGAATCAGCCAAAAATGTCATCAATATTGATGAGCCAACCCAATCACGTTTAGTGGTTCGTTTGGGTAGCGAGTTTCATAATTGCTGGACTAACTGTCAGGAAAACAGCAATGAAATGCTTGCTGCGATTACAGCAATGAGTGATGCCATTGAAGTCGATGAAATTTCACCTGATATGGTGGTATCAAAGTCATTACTTTTAACTGACGGTATTACCGCATCCAGTGGCGGCCGTTTTGAAACTGATGTGATTGCGCTTTATCAATTTAAGACGGGTGAAGGTGCCATTGCTTATGACACATCTGGCATAGCACCAGAAGCCAATTTATCACTAACAGGTGATGTTGAGTGGCTAGGCAGCTGGGGATTATCTTTTACTAACGGCAAAGCGCAAGCCAGTACCGCAAATAGTAAGAAACTGCATGACCTTATTACCTCAACGGGTGAGTTTTCTATCGAGGCTTGGGTGACTCCAAACAATGTTACCCAAGAAGGCCCAGCAAGAATCGTCACCTATTCTGCAGGTGATGATGCGCGTAACTTCACGTTAGGTCAGACACAATATAACTATGACTTTATGTTGCGCACAGAAAGCTCAACAGTAAACGGTGAGCCTGGGTTAAGTACGCCTGATGCTGATGAAGTGCTACAAGCAACATTGCAGCATGTGGTACTGACCTACAATGCAACTCAAGGGCGACGTATTTATGTTAATGGCAACCTTATTGACGCCATTGACGAAGATATTGCGCCGCTTGCATCATGGGATGACAGCTTTGCATTAATACTAGGTCGTGAAGCCTCAAACCAGCATGTATGGCAAGGAGATATTCGTTTATTAGCGATTTATAACCGTGTACTCGAGCAAGAACAAATTAGCCAAAACTACGATGTTGGAGTTGGTGAGAAATTTTTCTTACTGTTTTCAGTCAGTCATTTAATTGATTTACCCGAAACCTACGTCATGTTCGAAGTCAGTCAGTTTGATAATTATAGCTACTTATTTACTGGTGCATCACTGGTGAATATTAATGGCACGCCTGTGGCGGACAATTTTGATATGCGCGGGATCCGCCTTGGCATTAACGGCAAAGAAAGCGCTCAGGGCCAGGCATACTCTAATGTCGATTTAACCATAGACAGTGGTCAAGAAATTGCAGAACCAATACCAATTTCGGCACTCGGCACGATTATTGGCCTTGAAAAAGGTGCCAGCCAAGATGAGTTTTTCTTAACTTTCGAGCAAATCGGTGAGCACGAAAATGTTCGCGTACCGGGTGTTGTCATCACACCAGAAGAACTCCCAGCCAGCACAGAAACATCGCATATTGGTCTACGTAATTTTGCTGAAATTAACCACTCAATGAGTGTACTGACAGGTGTTGCGCAAGATACCGCCAAAGTGTTCACGACTTATGATTTGGTTAAGCGTCAGTTGCCGAGTATTGAAAATATCGACACCTTTATTTCAGCGCAGCAAATGGGGGTAACGCAACTGGCCATTGCTTATTGTGATGTTGCTATTGACGACAACACGATTCGCACGGCTTGGTTTCCTGATGTCGACTTTAGCCTTGCACCTGCTGACGCATTAAATGCAGCGCAACGCCCAGCATTGCTTAATCCGCTCATTAATCAATTAATGCCGTTGAGTCTTGCAACCCAGCCAGATGCAACTGCTGTGTATGATGAACTGGACTCTTTGGTAAGCCACTTATCAGTTTGTGGTACAAACTGTAATGCAGAACGCACCCAAACGATTGCTAAAGCCTCTTGTGCTGCAGTGCTCGCTAGTGCTGTTATGTTGATTCAATAG
- a CDS encoding FAD:protein FMN transferase: MLKRCSFISLCFITLAFPSHAIAQWHQKTFQVMGTQAHVEFWLEQNEHSSISDSPAQLIEKVEQEMHRIDRLMSPYKPNSQLSHINQQAGIAPVKVNQELFNLLLDSRQIAELTQGTFDITYASIGYQYDYRQGQKPAKSDISQALDAIDYRAVILDKQQSSVKFKNQDVRIDLGGIAKGHAVKQCLAILKAAGVEHALVSAGGDTGLLGDRRGRPWFVGIKHPRAAEKTAVQLPLSDESISTSGDYERYFIEDGVRYHHIINPKTGDSARKVVSVSIIGKNSTYVDALSTAVFVKGLQEGMALINKLPEYEAIIIDNQQTLHVSRGLQEN; the protein is encoded by the coding sequence ATGCTCAAGCGCTGCTCCTTTATCAGTTTGTGTTTTATCACACTCGCTTTCCCTTCCCATGCAATCGCCCAATGGCACCAAAAAACTTTTCAAGTCATGGGAACTCAAGCACATGTCGAGTTTTGGCTTGAGCAAAATGAACACTCTAGCATCTCAGACTCGCCAGCCCAGCTTATTGAAAAGGTCGAACAAGAGATGCACCGCATCGACAGGTTAATGAGTCCTTACAAGCCAAATAGTCAACTGAGTCATATTAATCAACAAGCTGGAATAGCCCCAGTTAAGGTAAACCAAGAACTGTTTAATTTACTGCTTGATTCACGCCAAATAGCAGAGTTAACCCAAGGCACATTTGATATCACCTACGCTTCTATCGGTTACCAATATGATTATCGTCAAGGTCAAAAACCAGCTAAGTCCGACATCAGCCAAGCGCTTGATGCCATTGATTACCGCGCAGTGATATTAGATAAACAGCAATCTAGCGTTAAATTCAAAAACCAAGATGTCAGAATAGATCTAGGCGGTATAGCCAAAGGTCACGCAGTAAAGCAGTGCCTAGCCATACTCAAAGCCGCTGGTGTCGAACATGCCCTTGTTAGTGCAGGCGGAGACACAGGATTATTAGGCGACAGACGCGGCCGCCCTTGGTTTGTGGGGATTAAACATCCTCGCGCCGCTGAAAAAACAGCAGTGCAATTACCGTTAAGCGATGAGTCCATCTCAACATCAGGGGATTATGAGCGTTACTTTATTGAAGATGGCGTACGCTACCATCACATCATTAACCCCAAAACCGGTGACTCAGCCAGAAAAGTGGTTAGCGTATCTATCATTGGCAAGAACTCAACTTATGTAGATGCCCTGTCTACCGCAGTGTTTGTTAAAGGCTTACAAGAAGGCATGGCGCTGATTAACAAGCTGCCAGAATACGAAGCGATTATTATTGATAATCAGCAGACCTTACATGTATCAAGAGGGTTACAGGAGAATTAG
- a CDS encoding general secretion pathway protein GspF, producing the protein MTKPKHLHPDTPLLFSDHRKPMTRREFISTGLVKGGQAVAGLSLMSMFANPNQANAALSSDLEALRDSCGISVQGAGKIPFISFDLAGGANIAGSNVLVGGAGGQQDFLSTAGYNKLGLPGDMAPSIANPDVGMSDFINTDLGLAFHSDSAFLRGILEKVSADTASRINGAVIPCRSDNDTGNNPHNPMYAIAAAGANGSLMPLVGSRSTDSGGNSMAPNNFIDLSMRPTKIDRPSDVTGLVDVGDLFSLLSQRDAVTVMESIQRISAQKMASVNTQVTRDDVIKDLVNCGYVKSADLADRFGDPSTLNPVLDPDIVGPSGIFTINEFDSESEFQKTASIMKLVVNGFSGAGTVTMGGFDYHTGERGTGELRDLRAGRCMGACLEYAARRNQPLMMYVFSDGSVASNGRIDESMEGRGKGEWTGDNSSTGASFFLVYNPSGKPQLMGANADQMAQNQQIGFMRSDASVDTASAPSANNVNLLVDTVLLNYMALHGEQGQFNTVAPRQGLGNSTMLDSLTAFQPIV; encoded by the coding sequence ATGACTAAACCAAAGCATCTTCATCCGGATACGCCATTATTGTTTTCTGATCACCGCAAGCCAATGACACGCCGTGAGTTTATCTCAACAGGCTTAGTTAAAGGTGGTCAAGCGGTGGCTGGGCTGTCACTAATGAGCATGTTTGCTAATCCAAACCAAGCTAATGCAGCATTGTCTTCTGATTTAGAAGCACTGCGAGACTCTTGTGGCATTAGTGTTCAAGGCGCAGGCAAAATTCCTTTTATTAGTTTTGATTTAGCGGGTGGAGCCAATATTGCTGGCTCAAACGTACTAGTTGGCGGTGCTGGCGGACAGCAAGATTTCTTATCAACCGCTGGCTATAACAAACTGGGATTACCTGGTGATATGGCGCCATCAATTGCTAACCCTGATGTGGGCATGTCTGATTTTATCAATACGGATTTAGGTTTGGCTTTTCATTCTGACTCTGCATTTTTACGGGGCATATTAGAAAAAGTCTCAGCAGATACGGCATCACGTATAAATGGTGCCGTTATCCCATGTCGCTCTGACAATGACACCGGTAATAACCCGCATAACCCAATGTATGCCATTGCTGCAGCTGGTGCGAATGGTTCACTGATGCCGTTGGTTGGCTCTCGCAGCACAGATTCTGGTGGCAATTCTATGGCGCCGAATAACTTTATTGATTTAAGTATGCGCCCGACTAAGATTGATCGTCCGTCAGATGTGACGGGCTTAGTCGATGTGGGGGACTTATTTAGCTTATTGTCGCAGCGCGATGCCGTCACTGTGATGGAAAGTATTCAGCGTATCAGTGCTCAGAAAATGGCTTCAGTGAATACTCAAGTCACCCGTGACGATGTGATTAAAGATTTAGTCAATTGTGGTTATGTAAAAAGTGCTGATTTAGCAGATAGATTTGGCGATCCTTCAACCTTAAACCCGGTACTCGATCCTGATATTGTAGGCCCGAGCGGCATATTTACCATTAACGAATTTGATTCTGAATCAGAGTTTCAAAAAACCGCATCGATTATGAAGCTAGTGGTTAATGGTTTTTCTGGTGCGGGTACCGTCACTATGGGCGGTTTTGACTACCACACCGGTGAGCGTGGCACGGGAGAGCTTCGAGATTTACGCGCAGGCCGCTGTATGGGCGCCTGTTTAGAGTACGCAGCAAGGCGCAATCAACCATTAATGATGTATGTGTTCAGTGATGGCTCAGTTGCCAGTAACGGCCGCATTGATGAATCAATGGAAGGGCGAGGCAAGGGTGAATGGACTGGTGATAACTCATCAACTGGTGCATCGTTTTTCTTAGTATATAACCCTTCAGGTAAACCACAGTTGATGGGAGCTAATGCGGATCAAATGGCGCAAAACCAACAGATTGGTTTTATGCGCTCAGACGCCTCAGTGGATACCGCATCAGCACCATCGGCCAATAACGTTAACTTATTGGTTGATACTGTATTGCTTAACTACATGGCACTGCATGGTGAACAAGGACAGTTTAATACAGTAGCCCCAAGACAAGGTTTGGGGAACAGCACAATGCTGGATTCGCTGACAGCGTTTCAACCGATTGTTTGA